In the genome of Microbacterium endophyticum, one region contains:
- a CDS encoding murein hydrolase activator EnvC family protein: MLTTRQALLVSTVLSLISLALSTDSPIDARSSFSPGLANSGREWVWPAADFDMHYSYSAPAHEYAPGHRGVDLELRGDNAVVSPADGKVAFSGMVADRPVLTISHGDGLVSTLEPVSSTLVSGTYVNAGTVVGVLSTGGHAAEGTLHFGVREDGSYINPLSLFSDIPRAVLLPCC; encoded by the coding sequence ATGCTTACTACTCGGCAGGCTCTCCTGGTTTCTACGGTCCTGAGCTTGATATCGCTCGCATTGAGCACGGACAGCCCGATCGACGCACGCTCATCGTTCTCGCCCGGGCTCGCTAACAGCGGTCGTGAGTGGGTATGGCCGGCTGCAGATTTCGACATGCACTACAGCTACTCCGCACCTGCTCACGAGTATGCTCCCGGGCATCGCGGAGTAGATCTTGAGCTTCGCGGAGACAATGCTGTGGTGTCTCCCGCCGACGGAAAAGTAGCTTTTTCAGGTATGGTCGCCGATCGTCCTGTACTCACGATCAGCCACGGTGACGGGCTCGTAAGCACTCTCGAACCGGTCTCATCGACTCTGGTATCGGGAACATACGTGAACGCCGGAACAGTAGTTGGAGTTCTTTCGACAGGTGGCCATGCCGCCGAGGGGACTCTCCACTTTGGCGTGCGAGAAGATGGAAGCTACATCAACCCGTTGTCCCTGTTCAGCGACATACCCCGAGCAGTGCTTTTGCCCTGCTGTTGA